One Diabrotica virgifera virgifera chromosome 3, PGI_DIABVI_V3a genomic window carries:
- the LOC114329669 gene encoding breast cancer anti-estrogen resistance protein 3 homolog isoform X4 has translation MEPMADPSMNAADLRKTLEWELSLDSRDLRSHAWYHGAIPRLRAEEIVREEGEFLIRDCTSQPGNYVLSCRTKMQALHFVINKQILQRDTVYERVQYQFEDEAFDTVPDLITFYVGSGKPITVASGARIQIPRNRMYPLSFYASKYPTPLLQSRLTSPASTPVGHQYRHSPLQPYRPSNSPTRPSRDGAPRLPSKKQRSQSLTPSEVNRISQEKCNSADGVIQSPLMTRSAGADTINHNHRFSSHSLPRNPHNKLSLSCSANTLGRDCRNRMNSDNTLSPCSERRFISGNDLGLADSPPPKPSRVPCLVRTESKDSDVTEGRYSIDGITHGGLQRVTSYHASGSDSGNGSGDSAMSSVTDTGEVPKSGGVVIKNPRYNMSTSESSTTLKNFEIDWMAAEEKLSQIELPECDLSSRFDLENFQTLLLPVHENKPLDAQALRRIKMTLFESGPRILANHLTRTDLDLIFGTRGEDGVKSKLTLGLNLCALPHGHQFRMDLIERTECLKLLVAVTILTCADESERTDTLNKWIEVAIDTKTALGNLFGFCGIMLGLCLPQIEKLNTTWHMLRQKYTDSAFNFEAKLRPMLKNMNSCSNPQAPNTTIPHLLPLILLLERNLNDFLTINDQNQLVQTSLGFWEWNTQDFGIGTLLNHMEQARKYLEMCSAYQRNAEIVLGEARTDELTIDIFRTEFQLKFLWGSRGAFANANERHTKFEQVLTVMAEKYCNLKSDSEV, from the exons GAACCCATGGCCGACCCGAGCATGAATGCGGCCGATCTCCGCAAGACCCTGGAATGGGAACTTTCTCTGGACAGTAGGGACCTCAGATCGCACGCATGGTACCACGGAGCAATTCCAAGACTACGAGCCGAAGAAATCGTACGGGAAGAAGGAGAATTTTTGATCAGAGATTGTACCTCGCAACCTGGCAACTACGTACTTAGCTGCAGAACGAAAATGCAGGCGCTCCATTTCGTCATCAACAAGCAAATTCTGCAGCGTGATACGGTGTACGAACGGGTGCAGTACCAATTCGAAGACGAAGCCTTCGACACCGTTCCAGATCTAATAACTTTCTATGTAGGCTCGGGGAAACCCATAACAGTGGCGTCCGGAGCAAGGATTCAGATTCCAAGGAACCGAATGTACCCCCTCTCGTTTTACGCATCAAAATATCCAACGCCACTGCTGCAAAGTAGACTTACTTCACCAGCTAGCACACCGGTAGGTCATCAATATCGGCATAGTCCTCTACAGCCCTATAGGCCTAGCAATTCGCCTACTAGACCTTCCAGAGACGGGGCTCCAAGACTGCCTTCCAAGAAACAAAGAAGTCAGTCTTTGACGCCCTCTGAG GTAAACAGGATTTCACAAGAAAAATGTAACAGCGCCGACGGAGTAATTCAATCACCACTAATGACGCGATCAGCAGGAGCAGACACCATCAACCACAACCACCGTTTCTCTTCACATTCCCTTCCCCGAAACCCCCACAACAAACTCTCGCTTTCTTGTAGTGCTAATACCCTCGGAAGAGACTGTCGGAACCGAATGAACAGTGACAATACCCTCTCACCATGTTCGGAAAGGCGGTTCATCTCCGGTAACGACCTAGGACTCGCCGATTCACCCCCACCCAAACCCTCAAGAGTTCCTTGTCTAGTGCGAACCGAATCAAAAGATTCCGATGTGACCGAGGGTCGGTATAGTATCGATGGTATCACCCATGGAGGTCTCCAAAGGGTGACCTCTTACCACGCGTCCGGCTCTGATTCAGGGAACGGTTCCGGTGATTCCGCGATGAGTTCCGTTACAGATACCGGCGAAGTTCCTAAATCGGGAGGTGTAGTCATCAAAAACCCGAGGTATAACATGTCCACTTCCGAATCTTCCACTACTCTTAAGAATTTCGAAATCGACTGGATGGCAGCTGAGGAGAAGCTCTCCCAAATTGAACTCCCAGAGTGTGATCTATCTTCTAGGTTCGATTTAGAAAACTTCCAAACTCTCTTACTTCCTGTACATGAAAATAAACCTCTGGATGCGCAAGCGCTGAGGAGGATCAAGATGACGTTGTTCGAGTCGGGTCCGAGGATATTGGCCAATCACTTAACGAGGACTGATTTAGACTTAATTTTCGGGACAAGAGGCGAGGACGGCGTGAAATCTAAGTTAACTTTAGGGTTGAATTTATGCGCCTTACCACATGGGCACCAATTTAGAATGGATCTTATAGAAAG GACTGAATGTTTAAAACTACTAGTAGCTGTAACGATCTTAACATGCGCTGATGAATCAGAGAGGACCGACACGTTGAACAAATGGATAGAAGTGGCGATAGATACAAAAACGGCGCTAGGGAACCTTTTTGGGTTCTGTGGCATTATGTTGGGATTATGTCTACCGCAG ATAGAGAAATTGAACACCACGTGGCACATGCTGCGACAAAAATACACCGACTCTGCCTTCAACTTCGAAGCAAAACTCCGCccaatgttaaaaaatatgaacagTTGCTCAAATCCTCAAGCACCAAATACAACAATACCGCACTTGTTACCCCTGATCCTCCTCTTAGAACGTAATTTAAACGACTTTTTAACAATCAACGACCAAAATCAATTAGTTCAAACTAGTTTAGGCTTTTGGGAATGGAACACGCAGGATTTCGGCATCGGCACGCTCCTCAACCACATGGAGCAGGCCAGGAAGTACCTCGAAATGTGCTCCGCATATCAAAGGAACGCCGAGATAGTCTTGGGGGAGGCCAGAACCGACGAGCTCACGATAGACATCTTCCGGACGGAGTTCCAGTTGAAGTTTCTTTGGGGTTCGCGGGGGGCCTTCGCCAACGCTAACGAGAGGCACACCAAGTTCGAGCAGGTGTTGACTGTAATGGCGGAGAAGTATTGTAACTTGAAAAGTGATAGTGAAGTGTAG
- the LOC114329669 gene encoding breast cancer anti-estrogen resistance protein 3 homolog isoform X5, which yields MADPSMNAADLRKTLEWELSLDSRDLRSHAWYHGAIPRLRAEEIVREEGEFLIRDCTSQPGNYVLSCRTKMQALHFVINKQILQRDTVYERVQYQFEDEAFDTVPDLITFYVGSGKPITVASGARIQIPRNRMYPLSFYASKYPTPLLQSRLTSPASTPVGHQYRHSPLQPYRPSNSPTRPSRDGAPRLPSKKQRSQSLTPSEVNRISQEKCNSADGVIQSPLMTRSAGADTINHNHRFSSHSLPRNPHNKLSLSCSANTLGRDCRNRMNSDNTLSPCSERRFISGNDLGLADSPPPKPSRVPCLVRTESKDSDVTEGRYSIDGITHGGLQRVTSYHASGSDSGNGSGDSAMSSVTDTGEVPKSGGVVIKNPRYNMSTSESSTTLKNFEIDWMAAEEKLSQIELPECDLSSRFDLENFQTLLLPVHENKPLDAQALRRIKMTLFESGPRILANHLTRTDLDLIFGTRGEDGVKSKLTLGLNLCALPHGHQFRMDLIERTECLKLLVAVTILTCADESERTDTLNKWIEVAIDTKTALGNLFGFCGIMLGLCLPQIEKLNTTWHMLRQKYTDSAFNFEAKLRPMLKNMNSCSNPQAPNTTIPHLLPLILLLERNLNDFLTINDQNQLVQTSLGFWEWNTQDFGIGTLLNHMEQARKYLEMCSAYQRNAEIVLGEARTDELTIDIFRTEFQLKFLWGSRGAFANANERHTKFEQVLTVMAEKYCNLKSDSEV from the exons ATGGCCGACCCGAGCATGAATGCGGCCGATCTCCGCAAGACCCTGGAATGGGAACTTTCTCTGGACAGTAGGGACCTCAGATCGCACGCATGGTACCACGGAGCAATTCCAAGACTACGAGCCGAAGAAATCGTACGGGAAGAAGGAGAATTTTTGATCAGAGATTGTACCTCGCAACCTGGCAACTACGTACTTAGCTGCAGAACGAAAATGCAGGCGCTCCATTTCGTCATCAACAAGCAAATTCTGCAGCGTGATACGGTGTACGAACGGGTGCAGTACCAATTCGAAGACGAAGCCTTCGACACCGTTCCAGATCTAATAACTTTCTATGTAGGCTCGGGGAAACCCATAACAGTGGCGTCCGGAGCAAGGATTCAGATTCCAAGGAACCGAATGTACCCCCTCTCGTTTTACGCATCAAAATATCCAACGCCACTGCTGCAAAGTAGACTTACTTCACCAGCTAGCACACCGGTAGGTCATCAATATCGGCATAGTCCTCTACAGCCCTATAGGCCTAGCAATTCGCCTACTAGACCTTCCAGAGACGGGGCTCCAAGACTGCCTTCCAAGAAACAAAGAAGTCAGTCTTTGACGCCCTCTGAG GTAAACAGGATTTCACAAGAAAAATGTAACAGCGCCGACGGAGTAATTCAATCACCACTAATGACGCGATCAGCAGGAGCAGACACCATCAACCACAACCACCGTTTCTCTTCACATTCCCTTCCCCGAAACCCCCACAACAAACTCTCGCTTTCTTGTAGTGCTAATACCCTCGGAAGAGACTGTCGGAACCGAATGAACAGTGACAATACCCTCTCACCATGTTCGGAAAGGCGGTTCATCTCCGGTAACGACCTAGGACTCGCCGATTCACCCCCACCCAAACCCTCAAGAGTTCCTTGTCTAGTGCGAACCGAATCAAAAGATTCCGATGTGACCGAGGGTCGGTATAGTATCGATGGTATCACCCATGGAGGTCTCCAAAGGGTGACCTCTTACCACGCGTCCGGCTCTGATTCAGGGAACGGTTCCGGTGATTCCGCGATGAGTTCCGTTACAGATACCGGCGAAGTTCCTAAATCGGGAGGTGTAGTCATCAAAAACCCGAGGTATAACATGTCCACTTCCGAATCTTCCACTACTCTTAAGAATTTCGAAATCGACTGGATGGCAGCTGAGGAGAAGCTCTCCCAAATTGAACTCCCAGAGTGTGATCTATCTTCTAGGTTCGATTTAGAAAACTTCCAAACTCTCTTACTTCCTGTACATGAAAATAAACCTCTGGATGCGCAAGCGCTGAGGAGGATCAAGATGACGTTGTTCGAGTCGGGTCCGAGGATATTGGCCAATCACTTAACGAGGACTGATTTAGACTTAATTTTCGGGACAAGAGGCGAGGACGGCGTGAAATCTAAGTTAACTTTAGGGTTGAATTTATGCGCCTTACCACATGGGCACCAATTTAGAATGGATCTTATAGAAAG GACTGAATGTTTAAAACTACTAGTAGCTGTAACGATCTTAACATGCGCTGATGAATCAGAGAGGACCGACACGTTGAACAAATGGATAGAAGTGGCGATAGATACAAAAACGGCGCTAGGGAACCTTTTTGGGTTCTGTGGCATTATGTTGGGATTATGTCTACCGCAG ATAGAGAAATTGAACACCACGTGGCACATGCTGCGACAAAAATACACCGACTCTGCCTTCAACTTCGAAGCAAAACTCCGCccaatgttaaaaaatatgaacagTTGCTCAAATCCTCAAGCACCAAATACAACAATACCGCACTTGTTACCCCTGATCCTCCTCTTAGAACGTAATTTAAACGACTTTTTAACAATCAACGACCAAAATCAATTAGTTCAAACTAGTTTAGGCTTTTGGGAATGGAACACGCAGGATTTCGGCATCGGCACGCTCCTCAACCACATGGAGCAGGCCAGGAAGTACCTCGAAATGTGCTCCGCATATCAAAGGAACGCCGAGATAGTCTTGGGGGAGGCCAGAACCGACGAGCTCACGATAGACATCTTCCGGACGGAGTTCCAGTTGAAGTTTCTTTGGGGTTCGCGGGGGGCCTTCGCCAACGCTAACGAGAGGCACACCAAGTTCGAGCAGGTGTTGACTGTAATGGCGGAGAAGTATTGTAACTTGAAAAGTGATAGTGAAGTGTAG